A section of the Subtercola frigoramans genome encodes:
- a CDS encoding PTS sugar transporter subunit IIB — protein MKIVAICGAGIGTSGILKVNAERALARLDLEAEVTASDLASVATAAADAQVILTSPEFVEAIGKTNADVIVVQNYFDVDELTAKLEAALG, from the coding sequence GTGAAGATCGTCGCCATCTGTGGCGCGGGCATCGGCACCTCCGGCATTCTCAAGGTGAACGCCGAACGCGCCCTCGCGCGGCTCGATCTCGAGGCCGAGGTCACGGCGAGCGATCTGGCCAGCGTTGCCACTGCAGCCGCCGACGCGCAGGTGATTCTCACCTCGCCGGAGTTCGTCGAGGCGATTGGCAAGACCAACGCCGACGTCATCGTGGTGCAGAACTACTTCGACGTCGACGAGCTGACGGCGAAGCTCGAGGCGGCACTCGGCTGA
- a CDS encoding IclR family transcriptional regulator domain-containing protein, with translation MSEPRVNLAADTELPGPSSGFVQSLARGLSVIRVFDGDNPVLTLSDIARGTGLSRATSRRFLMTLIELGYVRSDGKTFALTAKVLELGFSYLSGLTLPEIAQPHLEDLSHAIGQSTSAAILDGSDIVYIVRVRTHRIMSVGINLGTRLPAYATSMGRVLLAGLSEAELSDYLHEVKLQALTERTVVSESALIAELDHVREQGWVVVDQELEQGLRSIAAPIRDAAGTVVAAVNVSTAASSGTSDSVREAYLAPLLATAARIESDLATSLRTH, from the coding sequence GTGAGTGAGCCACGCGTGAATCTGGCCGCAGACACCGAGCTGCCGGGGCCCAGCAGCGGGTTTGTGCAGTCTCTCGCGCGGGGGCTGTCGGTCATCCGGGTCTTCGACGGCGACAACCCCGTACTCACGCTGAGCGACATCGCGCGTGGCACCGGCCTCAGCCGAGCGACCAGCCGTCGGTTCCTGATGACGCTCATCGAGCTCGGCTACGTTCGCAGCGACGGCAAGACCTTCGCCCTCACAGCCAAGGTCCTGGAGCTCGGCTTCAGCTACCTGTCGGGGCTCACCCTGCCCGAGATCGCGCAACCGCATCTCGAAGATCTCTCGCACGCGATCGGCCAGTCGACGTCGGCGGCGATCCTCGACGGTTCAGACATCGTCTACATCGTGCGTGTGCGAACCCACCGGATCATGTCGGTGGGCATCAACCTCGGAACCCGTCTGCCCGCGTACGCCACATCGATGGGCCGCGTGCTGCTGGCCGGGCTGTCAGAAGCCGAGCTCTCGGACTACCTCCACGAGGTGAAACTGCAGGCCCTCACGGAGCGCACGGTCGTCTCTGAGAGCGCGCTGATCGCCGAACTCGACCACGTTCGCGAGCAGGGCTGGGTGGTGGTCGACCAGGAGCTCGAACAGGGGCTCCGCTCGATCGCTGCTCCGATCCGGGATGCTGCGGGCACCGTTGTCGCGGCCGTCAACGTGTCGACGGCCGCATCGTCTGGCACGAGCGACTCCGTCCGCGAGGCATACCTGGCACCTCTGCTCGCCACGGCGGCGAGGATCGAGTCAGACCTCGCGACGTCGCTGCGAACGCACTGA
- a CDS encoding adenosine deaminase: protein MSARDEEYFLAGSDIQINALPKISLHDHLDGALRAETIIELADAIGLALPAAGTDGLGDWFENSADSGSLVSYLQTFEITTAVMQTPESLSRVAREFVSDLAADGVVYGEVRWAPEQHLAAGLSLDEVVEAVQAGIDAGVDDALAAGRGIRVGQLLTAMRHADRSLEVAQLAVRHRERGVVGFDIAGAELGFPASNHRDAFDYLAAHYFPVTVHAGEADGLPSIRSALFDGRALRLGHGVRLAEDITVERQDDESTYVTLGPLSQWVKDREIALELSPSSNLQTGAISAWGDELGDHPFDLLYQLGFRVTVNPDNRLMSNTTISRELALLSDAFGYDLDDLETFQLNAVAATFLPLEDREELADVISEGFYEA, encoded by the coding sequence ATGTCTGCACGGGACGAAGAATACTTTCTCGCGGGGAGCGACATCCAGATCAACGCTCTTCCCAAGATCTCCCTGCACGACCACCTCGACGGCGCGCTGCGTGCGGAGACGATCATCGAGCTGGCCGACGCGATCGGGCTCGCTCTGCCCGCCGCCGGTACCGATGGCCTGGGTGACTGGTTCGAGAACAGTGCCGACTCGGGCTCGCTCGTCTCCTACCTCCAGACCTTCGAGATCACGACGGCCGTCATGCAGACACCGGAGAGTCTCAGCCGAGTTGCACGCGAGTTCGTCAGCGACCTGGCCGCAGACGGGGTCGTCTACGGAGAAGTGCGCTGGGCGCCGGAGCAGCACCTGGCGGCCGGCCTCAGCCTCGACGAGGTCGTCGAGGCCGTTCAGGCGGGCATCGACGCAGGGGTCGACGACGCGCTCGCGGCAGGACGCGGAATTCGCGTAGGGCAGCTGCTGACGGCGATGCGCCACGCCGACCGCTCGCTCGAGGTGGCCCAGCTGGCCGTTCGCCACCGGGAACGGGGAGTCGTCGGTTTCGACATCGCGGGTGCTGAGCTCGGATTCCCCGCCTCGAACCACCGTGACGCGTTCGACTACCTCGCCGCCCACTACTTTCCGGTCACCGTTCATGCGGGCGAGGCCGACGGTCTGCCGAGCATACGGAGTGCGCTCTTCGATGGCCGGGCGCTGCGACTCGGCCACGGCGTGAGGCTCGCCGAAGACATCACCGTGGAGCGGCAGGACGACGAGAGCACCTACGTCACCCTCGGCCCGTTGTCGCAATGGGTCAAAGACCGCGAGATCGCGCTGGAGCTCTCGCCGTCGTCGAACCTGCAGACGGGGGCGATTTCGGCCTGGGGCGACGAGCTGGGCGATCATCCATTCGACCTGCTGTACCAGCTGGGCTTCAGGGTGACCGTGAACCCCGACAACAGACTGATGAGCAATACGACGATCAGCCGTGAGCTCGCCCTACTGTCAGACGCCTTCGGCTATGACCTCGACGACCTCGAAACCTTCCAACTGAATGCCGTTGCTGCAACATTCCTTCCGCTCGAGGACCGCGAGGAGTTGGCTGACGTCATCTCCGAGGGTTTCTACGAAGCCTAG
- the uriH gene encoding uridine-preferring nucleoside hydrolase UriH produces the protein MIIQNLSRNPKGATTTVPRKIILDCDPGHDDAIAMLLAHGNPDIELVAVTTVVGNQTLEKVTRNALSVARVAGITGVPFAAGASRPLVRSIEIADAIHGDSGLDGPVLPEPEIELDPRHAIDLIIDTIMEAEPGEITLVPTGGLTNIAMAVRKEPRIAARVREVVLMGGAWGGGNWSATSEFNIIIDPEAAHIVFNEEWPLTMVGLDVTHQALATPEVAATIEAIGTGPARFVGELLEFFGETYRDHQGFDSPPVHDPCAVAYVIDPTVMTVRKAPLDVELTGTLTLGMTVADFRAPAPADCTTQVAVSLDHARFWALVVDALERIGAVEL, from the coding sequence ATGATCATCCAGAACCTGTCTCGCAACCCGAAAGGTGCCACCACAACCGTGCCTCGAAAGATCATTCTCGACTGCGACCCCGGGCACGACGACGCCATTGCGATGCTGCTCGCGCACGGCAACCCCGACATCGAACTCGTGGCGGTGACCACCGTGGTGGGCAACCAGACGCTCGAGAAGGTCACTCGGAACGCGCTGTCGGTGGCCCGCGTCGCCGGAATCACCGGTGTGCCCTTCGCCGCGGGGGCCAGCAGGCCTCTGGTACGGAGCATCGAGATCGCCGACGCCATTCACGGCGACTCGGGGCTCGACGGCCCGGTGCTGCCGGAGCCCGAGATCGAGCTCGACCCCCGGCACGCCATCGACCTCATCATCGACACGATCATGGAGGCCGAACCGGGCGAGATCACGCTGGTGCCCACGGGCGGCCTGACGAACATCGCGATGGCCGTGCGCAAGGAACCGCGAATCGCGGCGAGGGTGCGCGAAGTCGTGCTGATGGGCGGGGCGTGGGGCGGCGGCAACTGGAGTGCCACGAGCGAGTTCAACATCATCATCGACCCCGAGGCCGCGCACATCGTGTTCAACGAGGAGTGGCCGCTCACGATGGTCGGGCTCGACGTCACGCACCAGGCACTGGCAACGCCCGAGGTCGCTGCCACGATCGAGGCGATCGGAACAGGCCCGGCACGCTTCGTGGGCGAGCTTCTCGAGTTCTTCGGCGAGACCTACCGCGACCACCAGGGGTTCGACTCACCGCCGGTTCACGACCCCTGCGCCGTCGCCTACGTCATCGACCCCACCGTGATGACGGTGCGCAAGGCCCCGCTCGACGTCGAACTCACCGGCACGCTCACGCTCGGGATGACCGTGGCAGACTTTCGCGCACCGGCCCCGGCCGACTGCACCACCCAGGTCGCAGTGAGCCTCGACCACGCGCGTTTCTGGGCGCTCGTGGTCGACGCCCTGGAGCGTATCGGCGCGGTGGAGCTGTAG
- a CDS encoding thymidine phosphorylase — translation MSSEAHDIIDLIRTKRDHGTLTTSQIDWMIDAYTRGYVEDSQMAAMAMAILLNGMGRPEIRDLTLAMIASGETMNFDALGKTTVDKHSTGGVGDKITLPLMPLVASFGVAVPQLSGRGLGHTGGTLDKLESIPGWRASLTNEEMFAQLRDVGGVICAAGSGLAPADKKLYALRDITGTVEAIPLIASSIMSKKIAEGTQALVLDVKFGSGAFMQDIAKSRELAQTMVDLGNDAGVRTSALLTDMHRPLGLAIGNANEVRESIEVLAGGGPADVVELTIALAREMLTLAGIPDADVEGALASGQAMDTWRKVIRAQGGDPDAALPVARETHVVHAERSGVLLEQLALPFGIAAWRLGAGRARASDPVQHAAGIDLHAKAGDAVVAGQPLFTLSADEPSRFARALEALEGAYAIGDASEYVSRGPLVAERIS, via the coding sequence ATGAGCAGCGAAGCGCACGACATCATCGACCTGATCCGCACGAAGCGCGACCACGGCACCCTCACCACGTCGCAGATCGACTGGATGATCGACGCCTACACCCGCGGGTACGTCGAAGATTCACAGATGGCAGCCATGGCGATGGCCATTCTGCTGAACGGCATGGGTCGACCCGAGATCCGCGACCTCACGCTCGCCATGATCGCGAGCGGCGAGACGATGAACTTCGACGCGCTCGGTAAGACAACCGTCGACAAGCACTCCACCGGTGGCGTGGGCGACAAGATCACGCTCCCGCTGATGCCGCTCGTCGCGTCGTTCGGCGTTGCCGTGCCGCAGCTGTCGGGGCGGGGGCTGGGTCACACCGGCGGCACTCTCGACAAGCTCGAGAGCATCCCGGGCTGGCGTGCCTCGCTCACGAACGAGGAGATGTTCGCGCAACTGCGTGACGTCGGCGGGGTCATCTGCGCTGCCGGCAGCGGGCTCGCGCCGGCAGACAAGAAGCTCTACGCGCTGCGCGACATCACGGGTACCGTCGAGGCGATTCCGCTGATCGCCTCGTCGATCATGAGCAAGAAGATCGCCGAAGGAACCCAGGCACTCGTGCTCGACGTGAAATTCGGTTCTGGCGCGTTCATGCAGGACATCGCGAAATCGCGGGAGCTCGCGCAGACCATGGTCGACCTGGGCAACGACGCCGGCGTGCGTACATCGGCCCTGCTCACCGACATGCACCGGCCTCTCGGGCTGGCGATCGGCAACGCCAACGAGGTGCGCGAATCCATCGAGGTGCTCGCGGGCGGTGGGCCAGCCGACGTCGTCGAACTGACGATCGCCCTCGCGCGCGAGATGCTCACCCTGGCGGGCATCCCTGACGCCGACGTCGAGGGTGCGCTCGCCTCCGGGCAGGCCATGGACACCTGGCGAAAAGTCATTCGGGCACAGGGCGGCGACCCGGATGCTGCGCTCCCCGTGGCGCGCGAGACCCACGTCGTCCACGCCGAACGATCGGGGGTTCTGCTCGAGCAGCTCGCGTTGCCGTTCGGTATCGCGGCCTGGCGGCTCGGGGCTGGTCGTGCACGGGCATCGGACCCTGTTCAGCACGCCGCCGGAATCGACCTGCACGCCAAGGCGGGCGACGCCGTCGTGGCGGGCCAGCCGTTGTTCACGCTGAGTGCCGACGAACCGAGCCGGTTCGCGCGGGCGCTGGAGGCGTTGGAGGGTGCCTACGCGATCGGGGACGCGTCGGAGTATGTTTCGCGCGGGCCGCTGGTGGCGGAGCGCATCTCGTAG
- a CDS encoding ABC transporter permease codes for MSDTTIASAGSGSSGASGTSGAAGGAAGGSGATSGAVPPAPKSNQILRDIMGGSVVISILAVVLALVAGGILIALTDENVQAASGYYFSRPGDTFSAVWTAVSGAYGALFQGSVYNFGAAGFAKGIKPLTDTLTFATPLIAAGLGVGLAFRAGMFNIGGQGQMIIAAACAGWVGFSFPLPYGIHLALAIVAGVIGGAVWGGIVGLLKARTGAHEVIVTIMMNYIAVYLLLFLLRTPGALQAPGSNNPKTPPMLPTAIYPDLLGSSYNLHAGLLVSIAATVFVWWLLSRSSLGFRFRAVGINPNAARVAGINVKRTYIYVMLLSGGLVGLAGVAQVLGTVTSGFSSGIDAGIGFDAITVALLGRSKPWGIFVAGILFGAFKAGGFAMQAGEGIPVDIVLVVQSLIVLFIAAPPLVRAVFRLPTPGVSKKPTTKPPAKSSKQAQTANTAVAK; via the coding sequence GTGAGCGACACCACGATCGCCTCTGCTGGGTCAGGGTCGTCAGGCGCATCGGGCACGTCAGGTGCTGCGGGCGGCGCGGCCGGCGGTTCGGGCGCAACATCGGGTGCCGTACCTCCTGCGCCGAAGTCGAACCAGATCCTGCGCGACATTATGGGTGGCAGCGTCGTCATCTCGATTCTCGCCGTGGTTCTCGCCCTCGTCGCCGGTGGCATCCTGATCGCGTTGACCGACGAGAACGTGCAGGCTGCCTCTGGGTACTACTTCTCCCGGCCGGGTGACACCTTCTCCGCCGTCTGGACGGCAGTCTCCGGTGCCTACGGCGCGCTGTTCCAGGGGTCGGTCTACAACTTCGGTGCAGCCGGGTTCGCCAAGGGCATCAAGCCGCTCACCGACACGCTCACCTTTGCGACTCCGCTCATCGCGGCCGGCCTCGGTGTCGGTCTCGCCTTCCGGGCCGGAATGTTCAACATCGGTGGCCAGGGGCAGATGATCATCGCCGCGGCCTGCGCCGGCTGGGTCGGTTTCTCGTTCCCGCTGCCATACGGTATCCACTTGGCTCTCGCGATTGTCGCCGGTGTCATCGGCGGGGCCGTGTGGGGCGGCATCGTCGGGTTGCTCAAGGCGCGAACGGGCGCGCACGAGGTCATCGTGACGATCATGATGAACTACATCGCGGTGTACCTCCTGCTCTTCCTGCTACGCACTCCCGGTGCACTGCAGGCGCCGGGGTCGAACAACCCCAAGACCCCGCCGATGCTCCCGACCGCCATCTACCCCGACCTGCTCGGTTCGAGTTACAACCTGCACGCCGGGCTGCTGGTCTCCATCGCCGCCACGGTGTTCGTGTGGTGGCTGCTGTCTCGCTCGAGTCTCGGGTTCCGTTTTCGGGCCGTGGGAATCAACCCGAACGCCGCCCGGGTAGCCGGCATCAACGTCAAGCGCACGTACATCTACGTCATGCTGCTCTCCGGTGGGCTGGTCGGCCTCGCCGGGGTCGCCCAGGTGCTCGGTACCGTGACCTCGGGCTTCAGCTCGGGCATCGACGCCGGTATCGGCTTCGACGCGATCACCGTGGCCCTGCTGGGGCGCTCGAAGCCGTGGGGCATCTTCGTCGCCGGGATTCTCTTCGGTGCATTCAAGGCCGGCGGTTTCGCCATGCAGGCCGGCGAAGGCATCCCGGTCGACATCGTGCTCGTCGTGCAGTCGCTGATCGTGCTGTTCATCGCGGCGCCTCCTCTGGTGAGGGCGGTGTTCCGGCTGCCGACACCGGGAGTGTCGAAGAAGCCGACGACCAAGCCCCCTGCGAAATCCTCGAAACAGGCCCAGACGGCGAACACGGCGGTGGCGAAATGA
- a CDS encoding cytidine deaminase, with protein MPPTLPRRFLPWIAPALTWPGHGSRFVQPGDRLHHETSSPRFRARPNSSEPRESEHHMPDIDWDALRAVALEAMTHAYVPYSNFPVGVAAIVDDGRVISGCNVENASYGLTLCAECALVSSLHMTGGGRLVAFTCVDGKGSALMPCGRCRQLLYEHSAEGMLLETVSGIRTIDDVLPDAFGPRTLEAYAE; from the coding sequence GTGCCACCCACGCTTCCCCGTCGATTCCTGCCGTGGATCGCACCCGCACTGACGTGGCCGGGTCACGGGAGTCGGTTCGTGCAGCCAGGTGATCGCCTGCATCACGAGACCTCATCGCCGCGGTTTCGTGCCCGGCCGAATTCATCTGAACCTCGAGAAAGCGAGCACCACATGCCTGACATCGACTGGGATGCCCTGAGGGCCGTCGCGCTCGAAGCGATGACGCACGCCTACGTGCCGTACTCGAACTTCCCTGTCGGAGTTGCTGCGATCGTGGACGACGGGCGTGTCATCTCCGGCTGCAACGTCGAGAATGCCTCCTACGGTCTGACCCTCTGTGCCGAGTGCGCGCTGGTGTCGTCACTGCACATGACCGGCGGCGGCAGGCTGGTGGCGTTCACCTGCGTTGACGGCAAGGGCAGTGCGCTCATGCCGTGCGGACGCTGTCGGCAGCTCCTCTACGAGCACTCCGCAGAGGGCATGCTGCTCGAGACCGTTTCCGGAATCCGCACCATCGACGACGTGCTTCCCGACGCGTTCGGCCCCCGCACCCTCGAGGCCTACGCCGAATAA
- a CDS encoding ABC transporter permease: protein MSDSRLTTGGGTGSGASGDPSGLGVPSVSTGVIEPGLVSTATQHEHPDSTRGLEKTVVKSWKAPIGFAIFTAIALVLFVILGSDGNSTFTLSGSDDLIQLPNVVVNARVTGIMATLILAGITVVAYLRVRADRHVPLWLTSILGVVFLFAFLAWVAAGASLPVQVPGLLVGTVSLSVPLIFGALGGVISERVGVVNVAIEGQLLAGAFVSAVVASITHQPLLGLAVAAVAGALVAFVLAAFAIKYLVDQVIVGVVLNVLVVGLTNFLYSQVLSKNAELLNSPPRFDRINIPLLSEIPIIGPTLFRQTIIVYLMYIAVVAVYFALFHTKWGLRVRAVGEHPQAADTVGINVNSTRFWNVLLAGGITGLGGAYFTLGSVGAFNKEMTAGAGYIALAAVIFGQWDPIRATLAALLFGFATNLQNALGIIGSPVPSEFMLMLPYVLTIFAVAGLVGRSRGPAASGRPYIKS, encoded by the coding sequence ATGAGTGATTCGCGTTTGACCACCGGGGGCGGCACTGGCAGCGGGGCGTCAGGAGACCCCTCGGGGCTCGGTGTTCCCAGCGTGAGCACCGGAGTCATCGAGCCTGGTCTCGTCTCGACGGCGACCCAGCATGAACACCCGGATTCGACCCGGGGGCTCGAGAAGACTGTCGTCAAGTCGTGGAAGGCGCCAATCGGATTCGCGATCTTCACCGCGATCGCCCTGGTGCTCTTCGTCATCCTCGGGAGCGACGGCAACTCCACCTTCACGCTCTCGGGCAGTGACGACCTCATCCAGTTGCCCAACGTCGTCGTCAATGCCCGCGTCACGGGGATCATGGCGACCCTCATCCTGGCTGGCATCACCGTGGTCGCCTACCTGCGGGTCCGCGCTGACAGGCACGTCCCTCTCTGGCTGACCAGCATTCTCGGTGTGGTCTTCCTGTTCGCGTTCCTCGCCTGGGTCGCTGCTGGGGCGTCACTGCCCGTGCAGGTACCCGGTCTGCTGGTGGGCACGGTGTCGCTGTCGGTTCCGCTCATCTTCGGCGCCCTGGGCGGGGTCATCTCCGAGCGTGTCGGGGTGGTCAATGTGGCCATCGAAGGCCAGCTGCTCGCTGGTGCCTTCGTCTCCGCTGTCGTCGCGTCGATCACGCACCAGCCCCTGCTCGGGCTCGCTGTTGCTGCGGTCGCCGGCGCGCTCGTCGCGTTCGTGCTCGCGGCATTCGCCATCAAGTACCTGGTCGACCAGGTCATCGTCGGTGTCGTGCTCAACGTGCTCGTGGTGGGGCTGACGAACTTCCTCTACTCGCAGGTGTTGTCGAAGAATGCCGAGCTGCTCAACTCGCCGCCGCGATTCGACCGCATCAACATTCCGCTCCTGAGCGAGATCCCGATCATCGGCCCCACGCTGTTCCGCCAGACGATCATCGTGTACCTCATGTACATCGCGGTTGTGGCCGTGTACTTCGCGTTGTTCCACACGAAGTGGGGGCTTCGGGTGCGGGCGGTGGGCGAGCATCCACAGGCCGCCGACACCGTGGGCATCAACGTGAACTCGACGAGGTTCTGGAACGTGCTCCTCGCCGGCGGGATCACCGGACTGGGTGGGGCATACTTCACGCTCGGCTCGGTCGGTGCCTTCAACAAGGAGATGACGGCCGGTGCCGGTTATATCGCGCTGGCGGCGGTGATCTTCGGGCAGTGGGATCCGATCAGGGCGACGCTGGCAGCGCTGCTCTTCGGGTTCGCGACGAACCTGCAGAACGCGCTGGGCATCATCGGCTCACCCGTGCCGAGCGAGTTCATGCTCATGCTCCCGTACGTGCTGACCATCTTCGCTGTCGCGGGGCTGGTGGGCAGATCGCGGGGCCCCGCAGCGTCGGGGCGGCCGTACATCAAGTCATGA
- a CDS encoding PTS sugar transporter subunit IIA: MLPLPESAILLGQQAADWRAAVLLAGSALEASGATTGEYGPRMVAMVEEFGAYIVIAPGLALAHARPGPDVLAEGLAVVTLANPVVFGHAHNDPVSVVLGLAVQSVDEHVTGIAELANVFNDESVIPRLAGARSAADVQQLLDPQR; encoded by the coding sequence ATGCTCCCCCTTCCTGAATCGGCGATACTCCTCGGCCAGCAAGCTGCCGACTGGCGCGCTGCTGTGCTGCTCGCAGGCTCGGCGCTCGAGGCTTCAGGTGCGACCACCGGCGAGTACGGCCCGCGCATGGTCGCCATGGTCGAGGAGTTCGGCGCGTACATCGTGATTGCGCCGGGCCTCGCTCTGGCGCACGCCAGGCCTGGCCCCGACGTTCTGGCGGAAGGGCTGGCTGTGGTGACGCTCGCGAACCCGGTGGTCTTCGGGCATGCGCACAACGACCCCGTCAGCGTGGTGCTGGGCCTCGCGGTCCAGTCGGTCGACGAGCACGTGACGGGCATCGCCGAACTGGCCAACGTCTTCAACGATGAAAGCGTCATCCCACGGCTGGCTGGCGCTCGCTCGGCGGCCGACGTTCAGCAACTGTTGGACCCGCAGCGCTAG
- a CDS encoding ABC transporter ATP-binding protein: MKLELRGITKRFGSLVANDHIDLVVQPGEIHALLGENGAGKSTLMNVLYGLYQADGGEILLDDEVQHFAGPGDAMNAGIGMVHQHFMLIPVFTVAENVMLGHEQTKGLGRLDLAAARARVREISARFGFDVDPDALVDDLPVGVQQRVEIIKALSREAKVLVFDEPTAVLTPQETDELMLIMGQLRDAGTSIVFITHKLREVREIADRITIIRLGRVVGEAEPTATNAELASMMVGRAVELTVHKEVAKPGEAALVVKDLSVVDAVGQLVVNSVSFEVHRGEILAIAGVQGNGQTELTEAIMGLQERVLGSVTLDGRSLVGLSVRKVLNAGVGFVPEDRNEDGLVGEFTIAENLMLDRSDSKPFVKRGSLQLGFLQGFAEEKASEFDVRSQGIQTPVGRLSGGNQQKVVLARELSRDLRLFVAAQPTRGIDVGSIEFVHKRIVATRDSGVPVIVVSTELDEVTALADRIAVMYRGSIVGIVPGNTSRDVLGLMMTGEVPDVITTTNTVEGALL; encoded by the coding sequence ATGAAGCTCGAACTCCGCGGCATCACCAAACGTTTCGGCTCACTCGTAGCGAATGACCACATCGACCTGGTTGTGCAACCGGGTGAGATCCATGCGCTTCTCGGTGAGAACGGCGCCGGCAAATCCACCCTCATGAATGTGCTGTACGGCCTGTACCAGGCCGACGGAGGCGAGATCCTCCTCGACGACGAGGTGCAGCATTTCGCAGGCCCGGGCGACGCGATGAACGCCGGCATCGGAATGGTGCACCAGCACTTCATGCTCATCCCCGTGTTCACGGTCGCCGAGAACGTCATGCTCGGCCACGAGCAGACGAAGGGCCTCGGTCGGCTCGACCTCGCCGCGGCCCGGGCCCGCGTGCGCGAGATCAGCGCCCGGTTCGGGTTCGATGTCGATCCCGACGCCCTGGTCGACGACCTGCCCGTCGGGGTACAGCAGCGTGTCGAGATCATCAAGGCGCTCTCGCGCGAGGCGAAGGTGCTCGTGTTCGACGAACCCACGGCTGTGCTCACTCCCCAGGAGACCGACGAGCTGATGCTCATCATGGGCCAGTTGCGAGACGCTGGTACTTCGATCGTGTTCATCACCCACAAGCTGCGCGAAGTGCGTGAGATCGCTGACCGCATCACGATCATCCGGTTGGGCAGGGTCGTGGGCGAGGCAGAGCCCACCGCGACGAACGCCGAACTGGCCTCCATGATGGTGGGCCGCGCTGTCGAGCTCACCGTGCACAAGGAGGTCGCAAAGCCGGGCGAAGCGGCCCTCGTCGTGAAAGACCTGTCCGTGGTCGATGCGGTGGGCCAGCTCGTCGTGAACTCGGTCAGTTTCGAGGTGCACCGAGGTGAGATCCTGGCGATCGCGGGGGTGCAGGGCAATGGGCAGACCGAACTCACCGAGGCGATCATGGGGCTGCAGGAGCGTGTTCTGGGTTCTGTGACGCTCGACGGGCGGTCGCTGGTGGGTCTGTCGGTGCGCAAAGTACTGAACGCCGGGGTGGGGTTCGTCCCCGAAGACCGCAACGAAGACGGGCTCGTCGGGGAGTTCACGATCGCAGAGAACCTGATGCTCGACCGCAGCGATTCGAAGCCGTTCGTCAAGCGGGGCAGCCTGCAGCTGGGTTTCCTGCAGGGGTTCGCCGAGGAGAAGGCCAGCGAATTCGATGTACGTTCGCAGGGCATCCAGACCCCGGTGGGTCGGCTCTCTGGCGGTAACCAGCAGAAGGTCGTGCTCGCCAGGGAACTGAGCCGTGACCTGCGGTTGTTTGTCGCTGCCCAGCCGACCCGCGGTATCGACGTCGGCTCGATCGAATTCGTGCACAAACGGATCGTCGCGACACGGGATTCGGGGGTGCCCGTGATCGTGGTCTCGACCGAGCTCGACGAGGTGACGGCGCTTGCCGACCGCATCGCGGTGATGTACCGCGGCAGCATCGTCGGTATTGTGCCCGGCAACACTTCGCGTGACGTACTCGGCCTCATGATGACCGGTGAAGTGCCCGACGTCATCACCACGACAAACACCGTCGAAGGAGCACTCCTGTGA